One Molothrus ater isolate BHLD 08-10-18 breed brown headed cowbird chromosome 13, BPBGC_Mater_1.1, whole genome shotgun sequence DNA window includes the following coding sequences:
- the RORA gene encoding nuclear receptor ROR-alpha isoform X2 has translation MMCVVLAAMKAQIEIIPCKICGDKSSGIHYGVITCEGCKGFFRRSQQSNATYSCPRQKNCLIDRTSRNRCQHCRLQKCLAVGMSRDAVKFGRMSKKQRDSLYAEVQKHRLQQQQRDHQQQPGEAEPLTPTYNITTNGLTELHDDLSNYIDGHTPEGSKADSAVSSFYLDIQPSPDQSGLDINGIKPEPICDYTPASGFFPYCSFTNGETSPTVSMAELEHLAQNISKSHMETCQYLREELQQITWQTFLQEEIENYQNKQREVMWQLCAVKITEAIQYVVEFAKRIDGFMELCQNDQIVLLKAGSLEVVFIRMCRAFDSQNNTVYFDGKYASPEVFKSLGCEDFISFVFEFGKSLCSMHLTEDEIALFSAFVLMSADRSWLQEKVKIEKLQQKIQLALQHVLQKNHREDGILTKLICKVSTLRALCGRHTEKLMAFKAIYPDIVRLHFPPLYKELFTSEFEPAMQIDG, from the exons GGCTTTTTCAGGAGGAGTCAGCAGAGCAATGCCACGTACTCGTGTCCCCGGCAGAAGAACTGTCTGATCGACCGCACCAGCCGGAACCGCTGCCAGCACTGCCGCTTACAGAAATGCCTTGCTGTGGGGATGTCTCGGGATG CTGTAAAGTTTGGTCGAATGTCAAAAAAGCAGAGGGACAGCCTGTACGCCGAGGTGCAGAAACACcgactgcagcagcagcagcgggatCACCAGCAGCAGCCCGGAGAGGCAGAACCACTCACACCAACATACAATATCACCACCAATGGGTTAACAGAGCTACATGACGACCTCAGTAATTACATTGATGGGCATACCCCTGAAGGTAGCAAAGCAGACTCTGCAGTTAGCAGCTTCTACTTAGACATACAGCCTTCTCCAGATCAGTCGGGTCTTGATATTAATGGAATCAAACCAGAACCAATATGTGACTACACACCAGCATCGGGCTTCTTCCCTTATTGTTCTTTTACAAATGGGGAGACCTCTCCAACTGTGTCCATGGCAGAATTAG AACATCTTGCACAGAATATTTCCAAGTCACACATGGAAACTTGCCAGTACTTGAGAGAGGAGTTACAGCAGATAACATGGCAAACTTTTCTGCAGGAAGAAATTGAGAACTATCAGAACAAG CAAAGGGAGGTAATGTGGCAGTTATGCGCAGTCAAAATAACAGAAGCTATACAGTATGTAGTGGAATTTGCCAAACGCATTGATGGCTTTATGGAACTGTGTCAAAATGATCAAattgtgcttttaaaagcag GGTCTTTAGAGGTTGTGTTCATCAGAATGTGCCGTGCCTTTGACTCCCAGAACAACACAGTCTACTTTGATGGCAAGTATGCTAGCCCAGAGGTTTTCAAGTCCTTAG GTTGTGAAGACTTCATTAGCTTTGTGTTTGAATTTGGAAAAAGTTTATGTTCTATGCACCTGACAGAAGATGAGATAGCTTTGTTTTCTGCGTTTGTTTTAATGTCAGCAG ATCGCTCATGGCTTCAGGAGAAagtaaaaattgaaaaactCCAGCAGAAGATCCAGCTAGCACTTCAGCACGTCCTACAGAAGAACCACCGAGAAGATGGAATTCTAACAAAG TTAATATGCAAAGTGTCTACTTTAAGAGCACTGTGTGGACGACATACAGAAAAGCTTATGGCATTTAAAGCAATATACCCAGACATTGTGCGACTTCATTTTCCTCCACTTTACAAGGAGTTGTTCACTTCAGAGTTTGAGCCAGCAATGCAAATTGATGGGTAA